Proteins found in one Gimesia chilikensis genomic segment:
- a CDS encoding S41 family peptidase has product MFSTTKMRLLKRVYSSSLCIVLLGCLLAVNTTVSYADPGPLPIVIPVTQTQAVAKGEEYERTRQWIKAIEHYEDALKEWPDNDSIKYGLRRAKIHFGIDRRYQDDSFNKVLLVQSRRESFILYDEILAKIQSHFVDPLSTTSFVAHGTESLYLALANDEFVKVHLKNVPPEKIRNMRRILRERYWNKGVNGFHGAHQLINEVCDLSYQNLGLRDSAVIAEYTFGGCNALDDYSSFLTPERLGDLYDNIEGEFVGIGIEMKAEIGEGMLLINVLPESPAENAGVLAGDHIVSIDGTDCRHMTTDAAANLLRGTSGSQVVLELESPKTEQVRSARVTRKAVQVRSFPIVKMIDQENGIGYIKMTGFQKTSAAELDAALQKLHGEGMRALIWDVRGNPGGLLSAAVEVLDRFIDEGKLVSTKGRVSDQNWSYTAHRPGTWKIPLVLLVDENSASASEIVAGALTDHRRATVVGRKTYGKWSVQSIFPIRGSTGLRLTTAKFYSPHGNTYGKIGIKPGITVEKDELRTAMYGASQEQKLATDSDIKRGLQILQRQYAVTP; this is encoded by the coding sequence ATGTTTTCTACAACCAAGATGCGACTTCTTAAGAGAGTCTACTCGAGTTCGCTGTGTATCGTGTTACTGGGATGTCTGCTGGCAGTTAATACGACTGTCTCGTATGCGGACCCCGGTCCTCTGCCCATCGTCATTCCTGTCACTCAGACCCAGGCGGTCGCCAAGGGGGAAGAGTATGAACGGACGCGGCAGTGGATTAAGGCCATTGAGCATTACGAAGATGCTCTCAAAGAATGGCCGGACAATGACAGCATCAAGTACGGGCTGCGTCGTGCCAAAATTCATTTCGGCATTGATCGACGCTACCAGGACGACAGCTTTAACAAAGTTCTGCTGGTCCAGTCCCGGCGCGAATCATTCATTCTGTATGACGAAATTTTAGCGAAGATTCAATCGCACTTCGTCGATCCGCTGAGCACAACCTCATTTGTCGCTCATGGAACAGAAAGCCTCTACCTCGCTCTGGCCAACGATGAATTTGTGAAGGTGCATTTGAAGAACGTGCCACCAGAAAAGATTCGTAATATGCGTCGGATTCTTCGCGAGAGATACTGGAACAAAGGCGTCAACGGTTTTCACGGTGCCCATCAGCTGATCAACGAGGTCTGTGACCTGTCGTATCAGAACCTGGGACTGCGTGACTCAGCCGTGATTGCAGAATACACGTTCGGCGGCTGCAATGCCCTGGACGATTACAGTAGCTTCCTGACTCCCGAACGTCTGGGCGATCTGTACGACAACATCGAAGGCGAATTCGTTGGCATCGGTATCGAAATGAAAGCCGAGATTGGCGAAGGCATGCTGTTGATCAACGTACTGCCCGAGAGTCCTGCAGAAAACGCAGGCGTGCTGGCAGGCGATCATATTGTGAGCATCGATGGCACCGACTGTCGTCACATGACGACCGATGCGGCAGCGAATCTGCTGCGGGGCACCTCCGGCAGCCAGGTTGTTCTGGAACTGGAAAGTCCCAAGACGGAACAGGTCCGGTCGGCCCGCGTGACTCGCAAGGCGGTCCAGGTTCGCAGTTTTCCGATCGTGAAAATGATCGATCAGGAAAATGGAATCGGCTACATTAAAATGACCGGTTTCCAGAAAACCTCAGCAGCAGAACTCGACGCTGCCCTGCAGAAACTGCACGGCGAAGGGATGCGGGCTCTGATCTGGGACGTGCGTGGAAACCCGGGTGGTCTGCTCTCTGCAGCCGTGGAAGTGCTGGATCGATTCATCGATGAAGGCAAACTGGTTTCCACCAAAGGTCGGGTCTCCGATCAGAACTGGAGCTACACCGCTCATCGTCCTGGTACCTGGAAGATTCCGCTGGTATTGCTGGTGGATGAAAACAGTGCGAGTGCCAGTGAAATTGTGGCGGGAGCACTCACCGATCATCGTCGGGCGACCGTGGTGGGGCGCAAGACTTACGGTAAGTGGTCAGTGCAGAGTATCTTTCCGATTCGCGGATCTACGGGATTGCGTCTGACGACTGCCAAATTCTATTCGCCTCACGGAAACACATATGGTAAGATCGGGATCAAACCCGGAATCACGGTTGAGAAAGATGAACTGCGGACGGCCATGTATGGTGCGTCACAGGAACAGAAACTGGCGACAGATTCTGATATCAAGCGTGGCTTACAAATTCTGCAAAGGCAATATGCTGTAACACCATGA
- a CDS encoding sialidase family protein — MMKSLAFGLVLSLPFLSAAPLPAAAPAETSPALETVSRTTVFEKGEAGYHGFRIPALLVTPKGTLLAFAEARKNNLGDSGDIDLVLKRSSDNGKTWSPLAVLWNDGENTCGNPCPVVDESTGRIWLPLTWNHGKDHEKQIKAQTGLDTRRVYMSYSDDDGQTWKPPYEVTETTKKPEWTWYATGPGNGIQLTQGPHKGRLVIPCDHNVTLDGKVVRRSHAIYSDDHGQTWQLSEPIGEMTNECAVVELGDGRLQMNMRSYHGKNRRAIAYSDDGGATWSDVTLDPTLIEPVCQASLIRVSFPKYGTPGKLLFSNPASQKREKMTVRLSKDDGQTWVASRLVTPGSAAYSSLALLKNGQAGLLYERDRYQKIEFVAFDLKQFTAGR, encoded by the coding sequence ATGATGAAATCGCTCGCGTTCGGTCTGGTTCTCTCGCTCCCGTTCCTCTCAGCGGCCCCTCTCCCGGCAGCGGCTCCTGCAGAAACATCCCCTGCCCTTGAGACGGTCTCACGGACGACCGTGTTTGAGAAAGGCGAAGCCGGCTATCACGGGTTTCGGATCCCAGCGCTGCTGGTGACACCGAAGGGAACGCTGCTCGCGTTTGCCGAGGCACGGAAGAATAATCTTGGCGACAGCGGCGATATTGATCTGGTGCTCAAGCGAAGCAGCGACAACGGGAAGACCTGGTCTCCCCTGGCGGTGCTCTGGAATGACGGGGAGAACACCTGCGGGAATCCCTGTCCGGTCGTGGATGAGTCGACCGGGCGGATCTGGCTGCCGCTGACCTGGAATCATGGCAAGGACCATGAGAAGCAGATCAAGGCCCAGACCGGATTGGATACGCGGCGGGTCTATATGAGTTATTCCGATGATGACGGCCAGACCTGGAAGCCGCCTTACGAAGTGACCGAGACGACCAAGAAGCCGGAGTGGACCTGGTATGCGACCGGGCCGGGCAACGGGATTCAGCTGACGCAGGGACCACATAAAGGGCGGCTGGTGATTCCCTGCGATCATAATGTGACGCTGGACGGCAAGGTGGTGCGGCGGTCGCATGCGATTTACTCGGACGATCATGGCCAGACGTGGCAGTTGAGTGAGCCGATCGGTGAAATGACCAATGAATGTGCGGTCGTGGAACTGGGCGACGGTCGGCTGCAGATGAATATGCGGAGCTATCACGGGAAGAACCGACGGGCGATTGCGTATTCCGACGATGGCGGGGCAACCTGGTCTGACGTGACGCTCGATCCGACGCTGATTGAGCCGGTCTGCCAGGCGAGCCTGATTCGTGTCTCGTTTCCCAAATATGGAACGCCGGGGAAGTTACTGTTCAGCAACCCTGCCAGTCAAAAACGGGAGAAGATGACGGTCCGGTTGAGCAAAGATGACGGGCAGACGTGGGTGGCGTCGCGACTGGTGACGCCGGGTTCGGCCGCGTATTCCTCTCTGGCTTTGTTGAAAAATGGTCAGGCGGGGCTGTTGTATGAGCGGGACCGTTATCAGAAAATCGAATTCGTCGCGTTTGATTTAAAACAGTTTACTGCCGGACGTTAG
- the pepT gene encoding peptidase T, which produces MDTLLDRFLRYVKVDTQSDETSPSFPSTKKQLDLSRMLCEECEQLGLEDVTISEYGIVMATIPGTVEGEVPAIGWVAHVDTSPEFSGTNVKPVVHENYDGSDLVLPGDTSRVLRVSEEPRLKEMVGKTVITTDGTTLLGADDKSGVAVMMSAAAHLMSDRSIAHGPIRLCFTCDEEIGRGIEKLDLDVFGVCCAYTLDSDGSGRIDSETFSADQAVITVRGVNTHPSVGKGVMVNAIRILSDLISSLPTETLSPETTDGRDGFIHPYHIEGGVAEASARLILRDFETEKLAEYAGLLDSLAQPLREKYPRAEIKVDVHKQYRNMRDGLVKEPRALEKAIEATRAAGLEPNLNIIRGGTDGSLLTEKGLPTPNLSSGQHNPHSPLEWTTVEEMEKAVDVLVQLAILWGQER; this is translated from the coding sequence ATGGATACATTACTTGATCGTTTTCTGCGTTATGTCAAAGTCGATACCCAGTCGGACGAAACCAGTCCCTCGTTTCCAAGTACGAAGAAGCAGCTGGATCTGAGCCGGATGCTGTGTGAAGAGTGTGAGCAACTGGGGTTGGAAGATGTGACGATCAGTGAGTACGGCATCGTGATGGCGACGATTCCTGGTACGGTTGAAGGAGAAGTGCCGGCCATCGGCTGGGTGGCCCACGTGGATACATCGCCTGAATTTTCCGGGACGAATGTGAAACCGGTCGTGCATGAGAACTATGACGGGAGCGACCTGGTACTCCCCGGCGATACCTCACGCGTGCTGAGGGTTAGCGAGGAGCCTCGACTGAAAGAGATGGTGGGTAAAACCGTGATCACCACGGACGGGACTACGCTACTGGGAGCCGATGATAAATCGGGCGTGGCCGTGATGATGTCCGCGGCAGCGCACCTGATGAGCGATCGCTCGATTGCCCATGGTCCGATCCGGCTCTGCTTTACCTGTGACGAAGAGATCGGCCGCGGAATTGAGAAACTGGACCTGGATGTGTTCGGCGTCTGCTGTGCCTACACATTGGACAGTGACGGCAGTGGTCGCATCGATTCCGAGACGTTCTCGGCCGATCAGGCGGTGATCACCGTGCGGGGCGTGAATACGCATCCTTCGGTTGGTAAAGGCGTGATGGTGAACGCGATTCGGATTCTGAGTGATCTGATCTCATCACTGCCTACCGAGACGCTGAGCCCGGAAACGACGGACGGCCGCGACGGGTTCATTCACCCCTATCATATCGAAGGGGGCGTGGCGGAAGCGTCAGCCCGGCTGATCCTGCGTGATTTTGAAACGGAGAAACTGGCCGAGTATGCCGGCCTGCTGGATTCACTGGCGCAGCCGCTGCGCGAGAAATATCCGCGGGCGGAAATCAAGGTCGACGTGCATAAGCAGTACCGCAACATGCGGGACGGGTTAGTGAAGGAGCCGCGGGCGCTGGAGAAAGCGATTGAAGCGACGCGTGCTGCGGGGCTGGAGCCGAACCTGAATATCATCCGCGGAGGAACCGATGGCAGCCTGCTGACCGAAAAGGGGCTACCGACGCCGAACCTGTCCAGCGGTCAACATAATCCACATTCCCCCCTGGAATGGACGACCGTGGAAGAGATGGAAAAGGCCGTTGATGTTTTAGTGCAACTCGCGATTCTCTGGGGCCAGGAACGTTGA
- a CDS encoding WD40 repeat domain-containing protein translates to MMDERAAWLTQGKGITPSLRWSFSTEAPLLALDLARETGEILAADISGGLYLLDRQGQFLHLNRGIKDVQLVHWSDHGKRGAAIYSDNNICCFDRDLNVTWAISFSVECLAIAMDSYGDYVAVSLASGKTILIDSQKKKVASFETMKPLSYLEFQMTEPRLMGAAENGLVCCYDLEGNCLWTEKHWSNCGGLAMSGDGQRIYLAGFNYGILIFDHEGDSAGTLVFEGTPKVLACDFQGNRIVTATIEQELYWLNQEGKLLWGGIIPDEAIEVACDPFGQWCVCGAKSGLVQCLDWSDSL, encoded by the coding sequence ATGATGGATGAACGTGCCGCCTGGCTGACCCAGGGAAAAGGAATTACTCCCAGCCTCCGCTGGTCATTTTCCACCGAAGCGCCACTCCTGGCGCTCGACCTGGCACGTGAAACAGGAGAAATACTGGCCGCCGATATTTCCGGCGGCCTTTATTTATTGGATCGGCAGGGGCAGTTCCTGCATCTGAACCGCGGGATCAAGGATGTGCAGCTGGTACACTGGAGCGATCACGGCAAGCGGGGGGCCGCGATCTACTCCGATAATAATATCTGCTGTTTCGATCGTGATTTGAACGTGACCTGGGCGATCTCCTTCTCCGTGGAATGCCTGGCGATTGCCATGGATTCCTACGGCGATTATGTCGCCGTCAGTCTGGCCAGCGGGAAAACGATCCTGATCGATTCCCAGAAAAAGAAGGTGGCCAGCTTTGAGACCATGAAGCCGCTGAGTTACCTCGAATTTCAGATGACCGAACCTCGCTTGATGGGGGCGGCCGAGAATGGCCTGGTCTGCTGTTACGATCTGGAAGGCAACTGTCTCTGGACGGAGAAGCACTGGTCGAATTGCGGCGGGCTGGCGATGTCGGGCGATGGTCAGCGGATTTACCTGGCGGGATTCAATTACGGAATCCTGATCTTCGATCATGAAGGCGATTCCGCTGGAACGCTGGTATTCGAGGGGACGCCGAAGGTTCTTGCCTGCGATTTTCAGGGTAACCGGATCGTCACCGCGACCATTGAACAGGAATTGTACTGGCTCAACCAGGAGGGCAAACTGCTGTGGGGCGGGATTATTCCTGATGAAGCGATCGAGGTTGCCTGCGACCCGTTCGGACAGTGGTGCGTGTGCGGTGCTAAATCGGGACTGGTACAGTGCCTGGACTGGAGTGACTCACTTTAA